One region of Fragaria vesca subsp. vesca linkage group LG4, FraVesHawaii_1.0, whole genome shotgun sequence genomic DNA includes:
- the LOC101313602 gene encoding putative F-box protein At1g32660-like has protein sequence MAKRRRMELGQVEDVVPNLPADLSFEIFSRLPAKSLIRCKCVCKSWSSFIRSPSFVTAYRNKLKNLNQHTTNLFFTIPGKQSQFFSTRIYHDKYGILNTTPPIHLPSAPYRVSYPFSSCYLAASSGVVCYCLDFDTAEPHERKKRVEVPVHISNLYTGEVVTFQLPRHLYPKVAVALGFSSLTNVYKVLTSLRTGTTGFKFKVFTLGGTSNTWKDVADIDFEDLGLVPDLLNFSKHYLCIHGAIHWMQRFYCKNRPVLLAFDVVEETFRIIRLPQDSKNKPGPKCGRYRVIEVNGCLAVFNNEFRGSETAIDFWILKDYQNEVWVKEKIMFPAPWWSLGYPRPVCSIHTGEILLNPDQRKHGSVHLYDMELKTYKKSDIVLPEGSVIVARGYEETLSPLN, from the coding sequence ATGGCTAAACGTAGACGCATGGAATTAGGTCAAGTTGAAGATGTAGTCCCAAATCTCCCGGCAGATCTCAGTTTTGAGATCTTCTCAAGGCTACCGGCCAAGTCGTTGATCCGCTGCAAGTGCGTATGCAAATCATGGTCCTCTTTCATTCGTAGTCCATCTTTTGTCACTGCTTACCGAAACAAGCTCAAGAATCTCAACCAACACACCACTAACCTTTTCTTCACCATCCCTGGAAAACAAAGTCAGTTCTTCTCGACACGAATCTACCATGATAAGTATGGGATTCTCAATACTACACCTCCCATTCACCTTCCTAGCGCTCCATATAGGGTTTCGTACCCCTTTTCTTCATGCTATTTAGCCGCTTCGTCCGGCGTAGTCTGTTATTGTCTAGATTTTGACACAGCTGAACCTCATGAGAGAAAGAAACGAGTTGAAGTTCCTGTTCATATATCCAATCTCTACACCGGAGAGGTCGTTACTTTTCAGTTACCGCGGCACCTCTATCCCAAAGTTGCTGTTGCTCTTGGGTTCAGTTCTCTTACAAACGTGTATAAGGTTCTCACATCCCTTCGTACCGGGACTACGGGCTTCAAGTTCAAGGTTTTCACTCTAGGTGGTACAAGTAATACATGGAAGGATGTAGCAGACATAGACTTTGAAGATCTTGGTCTTGTTCCTGACCTATTGAATTTCTCGAAACATTATTTGTGCATCCATGGAGCCATACATTGGATGCAACGGTTTTATTGTAAGAATCGACCTGTTCTTTTGGCTTTTGACGTTGTAGAAGAGACATTCAGAATAATCCGACTTCCCCAAGATTCTAAAAACAAGCCTGGCCCCAAGTGTGGCCGATATCGTGTAATTGAAGTGAACGGATGTCTGGCTGTGTTTAATAATGAGTTCCGAGGGAGTGAGACAGCAATTGATTTCTGGATTTTGAAGGATTACCAAAATGAAGTTTGGGTCAAGGAGAAAATCATGTTTCCTGCTCCATGGTGGAGCTTGGGATACCCTCGTCCTGTTTGCTCAATTCACACAGGAGAGATCCTGCTCAATCCGGACCAACGTAAACATGGCTCGGTGCATCTTTATGATATGGAACTTAAAACATATAAGAAATCTGACATCGTTTTACCAGAGGGATCGGTAATAGTTGCCAGAGGTTATGAGGAAACCCTTTCTCCCTTAAACTAG
- the LOC101313889 gene encoding putative F-box protein At1g47730-like: protein MAKRRRIKLGQVEEVVPNLPADLRFENFPNLPADLSFEIFSRLPAKSLFRCKCVCKSWSSFIRSPSFVTAYQNNLKNLNQHTTNLFFTIPGKQSQFFSTRVYHDKSGILNTTPPIRLFSAPYWVSYPFSSCYLAASSGLVCHFDLKVPLKRVQLPVHISNLYTGEVATFQLPRRLYTKVAVALGFSSLTNVYKVFTSLRTGTTGVKFKVFTLGGTSNTWKDVADIDFEALGLDPHRLNFSAHYLCIHGAIHWMQWFYCKNYRPILLAFDVVEERFRVILLPQDFKCGHYRVIEVNG from the coding sequence ATGGCTAAACGTAGACGCATAAAATTAGGTCAAGTTGAAGAAGTAGTCCCAAATCTCCCGGCAGATCTCAGATTTGAGAACTTCCCAAATCTCCCGGCAGATCTCAGTTTTGAGATCTTCTCAAGGCTACCGGCCAAGTCGTTGTTCCGCTGCAAGTGCGTATGCAAGTCATGGTCCTCTTTCATTCGTAGTCCATCTTTTGTCACTGCTTACCAAAACAATCTCAAGAATCTCAACCAACACACCACTAACCTTTTCTTCACCATCCCTGGAAAACAAAGTCAGTTCTTCTCGACACGAGTCTACCATGATAAGTCTGGGATTCTTAATACTACACCTCCCATTCGCCTTTTTAGCGCTCCATATTGGGTTTCGTACCCCTTTTCTTCATGCTATTTAGCCGCTTCGTCCGGCCTAGTCTGTCATTTTGACTTAAAGGTACCTTTGAAACGTGTTCAATTACCTGTTCATATATCCAACCTCTACACCGGAGAGGTCGCTACTTTTCAATTGCCGCGGCGCCTCTATACCAAAGTTGCTGTTGCTCTTGGGTTCAGTTCTCTTACAAACGTGTATAAGGTATTCACATCCCTTCGTACCGGGACTACGGGGGTCAAGTTCAAGGTTTTCACTCTAGGTGGTACAAGTAATACATGGAAGGATGTAGCAGATATAGACTTTGAAGCTCTTGGTCTTGATCCTCACCGATTGAATTTCTCGGCACATTATTTGTGCATCCATGGAGCCATACATTGGATGCAATGGTTTTATTGTAAGAATTATCGACCTATTCTTTTGGCTTTTGACGTTGTAGAAGAGAGATTCAGAGTAATCCTACTTCCCCAAGATTTTAAGTGTGGCCACTATCGAGTAATTGAAGTGAACGGATGA
- the LOC101314077 gene encoding uncharacterized protein LOC101314077, with amino-acid sequence MKGGGGGGGGGSKPREEEQDGMSVHSPCKAPPSSASSLPKEQSQVELELRLLEALEIYPPVKLQGIHRHFVLYGLMEFLRRSFDRNFSSDEVLQLLDRFYNLEMLKPDEEELDILNHEEDFCLPQSFFVKEEP; translated from the exons ATGAAAGGTGGTGGTGGTGGTGGTGGTGGTGGCAGTAAACCAAGAGAAGAAGAACAAGACGGCATGTCCGTACACTCTCCCTGCAAGGCTCCTCCTTCCTCTGCTTCTTCCCTCCCCAAG GAGCAATCCCAGGTTGAATTGGAGCTCAGACTGTTGGAAGCTCTTGAAATTTATCCTCCAGTTAAATTGCAAG GCATACATCGTCACTTTGTGCTTTATGGGCTAATGGAGTTCCTGAGGAGAAG CTTTGATCGGAACTTCTCTTCTGATGAGGTTCTCCAATTGCTGGATCGGTTCTATAACTTGGAAATGCTG AAACCAGACGAGGAGGAATTGGACATCTTGAATCATGAGGAAGACTTTTGCTTGCCTCAAAGTTTCTTTGTCAAGGAGGAACCGTAA